A segment of the Anguilla anguilla isolate fAngAng1 chromosome 6, fAngAng1.pri, whole genome shotgun sequence genome:
GTAGAAGGGGTTCCCGTACGGGGAGCAGGTGGGGCAGTAGCTGTGAGgcggggcggggttggggggcaggCACAGGGGCGTGACGGCCGCCCCATCCACCCCCGGGGCGCTGCAGGCGTTGCAGGCGAACTGGGCCTGGGGGTCCCCATAAGAGCAGGAGTCCTGTTCAGAAGCATTGTGCTTACAGCAATAATActgcagagggggagagggagagagggggagggggagagggtacgggaggggggaaggaaaggagagagtggtggggagaaagagggatggagggaggaagaaagagggtAAAGGAGAAATCAGTTCAGATCCTACTTGTTGGTTTGTTTCACATACAGAtgtgaaaaatgatttattggTAGGATTGGCTTGCTGCTATTGGCTTGTTTTGTTGGATTGGCTTGTTGTGATTGGCTTGTTTGTAAGATCGAATTGCTGTGATTGGCCTGTTTTGTAGAATTGTCTTACTGTGATTGGCTTGTTTCTAGGATTGGCTTGCTGTGATTGGCCTGTTGTGGGGTTGGCTTGCTGTGATTGGCCTGTTGTGGGGTTGAGGAGTTCTCACCTGGAGCCGACAGTAGCAGAGGACTGCTATGATAAACAGGAGTATCACTGCAGCCAGAATTCCTCCGGTTATCACTACAGTTCCAGCTGTCATCCGACCAGCTCTCCATCAAACCCTGCAGGCACAGTCAGAGCACAgagtcacagcacagagacagcacaaagacacagcacagagttatagcacagagtcagagcacagacacagcaccgggtcacagcacagagacagagcacagtcacagcacagagacacagcacagtcacagcacagagacagagcacaaAGGCAGCAGAgagtcacagcacagtcagagcacagagacacagcacagagtcacagcacagtcagagcACAGAGTCAGAGCACAGACAAGGACACTTGAGTCGCAGAGACTCAGAACACCAGCATTAGGAGCGAGTCACAGCGTGAGCGTTGAGCTACAACGTGAACCGCAGTCACCGGCCATAGTCCAGCGCCGTGGCTCCCAAACCTTCCCCGCCTGGCAGCCATTTAACGGGCGAGCACAGCCTGGCAGCCATTTAACGGGCGAACACAGCCTGGCAGCCATTTAACGGGCAAACACAGCCTGGCAGCCATTTAACAGGCGAGCACAGCCTGGCAGCCATTTAACGGGCAAACACAGCCTGGCAGCCATTTAACGGGCGAGCACAGCCTGGCAGCCATTTAACGGGCGAGCACAGCCTGGCAGCCATTTAACAGGCGAACACAGCCTGGCAGCCATTTAACGGGCAAACAGCAATGAAATCAAAATCTTTTAATCACCACGTCAGAGCAACTGCGTGTGTCTAGGGCAGAGCAGGCAACAGGAGCAGAGGTTCATCTGACAGCTGTGAAAGccaattcattttctttcacgTTTCACCTTGcgacccaaccctaaccctccctcaGCCCACCAGCTGGGTCCTGGTGTTTCACCTTGCGACCCAGCCCTGACCCTCCCTCAGCCCACCAGCTGGGTTCTGGCCCacggtttgggaaccactgttctGGAAAGTTCTCCGTTAGAGTTTATAAAAAAAGCGCTTGTGCTCACCCAGGTGTGCTTTAATACCTGCGAAGGGAAACCAGAAGAGCAGGTAAGGCTAAACTGCGggaacag
Coding sequences within it:
- the LOC118228942 gene encoding protein FAM163A-like; the encoded protein is MTAGTVVITGGILAAVILLFIIAVLCYCRLQYYCCKHNASEQDSCSYGDPQAQFACNACSAPGVDGAAVTPLCLPPNPAPPHSYCPTCSPYGNPFYIRAAGDVRNGGERLAYGPAHYENRALSLAMSAVRTPPLSARAPPDCYANTRAFSTEV